The proteins below come from a single Geobacillus thermoleovorans genomic window:
- a CDS encoding 3-hydroxyacyl-CoA dehydrogenase/enoyl-CoA hydratase family protein, translated as MAKRIRRAAVLGSGVMGSGIAAHLANVGIPTLLLDIVPRELTKEEEAKGWTLEHKQVRNRLANQALERMKKQKPAPLMSKDNIALIETGNFEDDFHRLAEVDWIIEAVVEKLEVKKEVFARVDEVRTPGTIVSSNTSGISIAAMAEGRSDDFKKHFLGTHFFNPPRYLKLLEIIPTEHTDPDVVAYMKTFAEDVLGKGVVMAKDTPNFIANRIGTYGLLVTVREMMQGGYSVGEVDSVTGPLIGRPKSATFRTLDVVGLDTFVHVANNVYENVEGEEKEAFRVPEFMNTMLENGWLGSKSGQGFFLKQGKDILELNYVTMQYEPRKKLVTPAVEMAKQAKGTAAKLQTLVYADGDRAGTLLWNIIAPTLLYTARLVGEIADDIVAIDQAMKWGFGWEQGPFELWDAIGLEKSVRKMQSEGRDIPSWITDMLADGATSFYKTENGRLFYYAPGGYKTVEENEKVIHIRRLKEARGVIKKNAGASLIDLGDDVALLEFHSPNNAIGADIVQMINEALEEVNRNYKGLVIGNQGKNFCVGANLAMMLMEAQDENFFELELAVRQFQQALLKMKYNPKPVVVAPFAMTLGGGAEVSLAASRIQAAAETYIGLVEVGVGLIPGGGGNKELYIKRLNSLPRGVDVDYVKIAASVFETIAMAKVSTSAAEARELGFLNHRDGITMNGDHLLYEAKQAVLSMYEEGYRPPVRKKVPVAGESGYAAMLLGAQSMFHSGYISEHDLKIAKKLAYVLAGGKVPYGTEVDEQYLLDLEREAFLSLIGEPKTQARMQHMLVKGKPLRN; from the coding sequence ATGGCAAAACGCATTCGGCGCGCTGCGGTGCTTGGGTCCGGCGTCATGGGTTCGGGCATTGCCGCCCATTTGGCGAACGTCGGCATTCCGACGCTGCTGTTGGATATCGTGCCGCGGGAATTGACGAAAGAGGAAGAAGCAAAAGGTTGGACGCTCGAGCATAAACAAGTGCGCAACCGCCTCGCCAATCAGGCGCTGGAGCGGATGAAAAAGCAAAAACCGGCGCCGCTCATGTCCAAAGACAACATCGCTTTGATTGAAACGGGCAACTTCGAGGATGACTTCCACCGGCTCGCGGAAGTCGATTGGATCATTGAAGCGGTCGTTGAAAAGCTGGAAGTGAAAAAAGAAGTCTTCGCTCGCGTCGACGAGGTGCGGACGCCGGGGACGATCGTCAGCTCGAACACATCCGGCATCTCGATCGCCGCGATGGCGGAGGGGCGTTCGGATGATTTCAAAAAACACTTTTTAGGCACGCATTTCTTCAATCCGCCGCGCTATTTGAAGCTGCTTGAAATCATCCCGACGGAGCATACCGATCCGGATGTGGTCGCCTATATGAAAACGTTCGCCGAAGACGTGCTCGGCAAAGGCGTCGTCATGGCGAAAGATACGCCGAACTTCATCGCCAACCGGATCGGCACGTATGGCTTGCTCGTCACCGTCCGCGAGATGATGCAAGGGGGCTACAGCGTCGGCGAGGTTGATTCGGTGACGGGGCCGCTCATCGGCCGGCCGAAAAGCGCGACGTTCCGCACGCTTGACGTCGTCGGACTCGATACGTTCGTGCATGTCGCCAACAATGTGTATGAAAACGTCGAAGGGGAAGAAAAAGAGGCGTTCCGCGTGCCGGAGTTTATGAACACGATGCTTGAAAACGGCTGGCTCGGCAGCAAATCTGGACAAGGGTTTTTCCTCAAGCAAGGAAAAGACATTCTCGAGCTGAACTACGTCACGATGCAATACGAGCCGCGCAAAAAGCTTGTCACCCCGGCGGTGGAAATGGCGAAGCAGGCGAAAGGAACGGCCGCCAAGCTGCAAACGCTCGTGTATGCCGATGGCGACCGCGCGGGAACGCTCCTTTGGAACATCATCGCACCGACGTTGCTGTACACCGCCCGCCTTGTCGGGGAGATCGCTGACGACATCGTGGCGATCGATCAGGCGATGAAGTGGGGGTTCGGCTGGGAGCAAGGTCCGTTTGAACTGTGGGACGCGATCGGCCTCGAGAAGTCGGTGCGTAAAATGCAGTCAGAAGGGCGCGACATCCCGTCGTGGATCACGGACATGCTCGCCGACGGAGCCACATCGTTCTATAAAACGGAAAACGGCCGGCTGTTCTATTATGCGCCGGGCGGGTATAAAACAGTAGAAGAAAACGAAAAAGTCATCCACATCCGCCGGCTGAAAGAGGCGCGCGGCGTCATCAAGAAAAATGCCGGCGCCAGCCTTATTGACCTCGGCGACGACGTGGCGCTTCTGGAGTTCCATTCGCCGAACAACGCGATTGGCGCCGATATTGTCCAAATGATCAACGAGGCGCTTGAGGAAGTCAACCGCAACTACAAAGGGCTCGTCATCGGCAACCAAGGGAAAAACTTCTGCGTCGGCGCGAACTTGGCGATGATGCTCATGGAGGCGCAAGACGAAAACTTTTTTGAATTGGAACTTGCCGTTCGCCAGTTCCAGCAAGCGCTTCTCAAAATGAAATACAACCCGAAGCCGGTCGTCGTCGCGCCGTTTGCCATGACGTTAGGCGGCGGGGCGGAAGTGAGCTTGGCGGCTTCACGCATCCAAGCGGCGGCCGAGACGTACATCGGGCTCGTCGAAGTCGGCGTCGGCTTGATTCCGGGCGGCGGCGGCAACAAGGAGCTGTACATCAAACGGTTGAACAGCCTGCCGCGCGGCGTGGACGTCGACTACGTCAAAATCGCGGCCAGCGTATTTGAAACGATCGCCATGGCGAAAGTGTCGACGTCAGCGGCGGAAGCGCGCGAGCTTGGCTTCTTGAATCACCGCGACGGCATCACGATGAACGGCGACCATCTGCTGTATGAAGCGAAACAGGCGGTGCTCTCGATGTATGAGGAAGGGTACCGGCCTCCTGTAAGGAAGAAAGTGCCGGTGGCCGGCGAAAGCGGCTATGCCGCCATGCTGCTTGGGGCGCAGTCGATGTTCCATTCCGGCTACATCAGCGAGCACGATTTGAAAATCGCGAAAAAATTGGCGTATGTTCTAGCCGGCGGCAAAGTGCCGTACGGAACGGAAGTCGACGAGCAATATTTGCTCGATCTCGAGCGCGAGGCGTTTTTGAGCCTCATCGGCGAGCCGAAGACGCAAGCGCGCATGCAGCATATGCTTGTGAAAGGAAAACCGCTCCGCAACTAA
- the bioA gene encoding adenosylmethionine--8-amino-7-oxononanoate transaminase, which produces MAYSYEQLEQWDKQYVWHPFTQMKQYAKERPLIIERGQGSYLYDVDGNRYLDGYASLWVNVHGHNDPELNAALREQLEKIAHSTLLGSANVPSILLAKRLLEYWPHMSKVFYSDTGAAAVEIALKIAYQYWKNIDPVQYAKKNKFVSLKEAYHGDTVGAVSVGGMETFHRIFAPLLFERIEVPSPYVYRMDEYGSEQEIVGYCLRELERVLEEQHDQIAAVVIEPLVQGAAGIIVHPRGFLKGVERLCRRYGVLFICDEVAVGFGRAGTMFACEQEEVKPDLVCLGKGITGGYLPLAATLVTEEIYAAFLGDVDEDKTFYHGHTYTGNQLTCSVALKNIELIEKRGLIDSVKRKARRLAEWLERLYEIPIVGDIRQKGLMCGIEIVKDRRTKEVFPRAAMVEHRIILEARRRGLVIRPLGPVLTFIPVLSMSEDEMAEAVRILFDSLACLYEQARAELL; this is translated from the coding sequence TTGGCGTATAGCTACGAGCAATTGGAACAGTGGGACAAGCAGTACGTCTGGCATCCATTTACGCAAATGAAGCAGTATGCCAAAGAACGCCCCTTGATCATTGAACGCGGGCAAGGAAGCTATTTGTACGATGTCGACGGCAACCGGTACTTGGACGGCTATGCGTCGCTATGGGTCAATGTCCACGGCCATAACGATCCGGAGCTGAATGCGGCGCTTCGCGAGCAATTGGAGAAAATTGCCCATTCGACATTGCTTGGTTCGGCGAATGTGCCGTCGATTTTGTTGGCCAAACGGCTGCTTGAATATTGGCCGCACATGTCAAAAGTGTTTTATTCCGATACCGGGGCGGCGGCGGTGGAAATCGCGCTCAAGATCGCCTATCAGTATTGGAAAAACATCGACCCGGTCCAATATGCGAAGAAGAACAAGTTTGTCTCGTTGAAGGAAGCGTACCACGGCGATACGGTCGGGGCGGTGAGCGTTGGAGGCATGGAAACGTTCCACCGCATTTTTGCGCCGCTTTTGTTTGAGCGGATCGAAGTGCCGTCGCCGTACGTGTACCGTATGGACGAATACGGAAGCGAGCAGGAGATCGTCGGCTATTGTTTGCGTGAGCTGGAACGGGTGCTTGAGGAGCAGCACGATCAAATCGCCGCGGTTGTCATCGAGCCGCTTGTGCAAGGAGCGGCGGGGATCATCGTCCATCCGCGCGGGTTTTTAAAAGGAGTGGAAAGGCTTTGCCGCCGGTATGGGGTGCTCTTCATTTGCGACGAGGTCGCCGTCGGCTTTGGCCGCGCCGGCACGATGTTCGCTTGTGAGCAGGAAGAGGTGAAGCCTGATCTTGTCTGCCTTGGGAAAGGGATTACTGGAGGATATTTGCCGCTCGCGGCCACACTGGTCACGGAAGAGATTTATGCGGCATTTCTCGGCGATGTGGACGAAGACAAAACGTTTTACCACGGCCATACGTATACGGGGAATCAGCTCACTTGTTCCGTTGCGCTGAAAAACATTGAGCTCATCGAAAAACGCGGCTTGATTGACAGCGTAAAGCGGAAGGCGCGCCGGCTGGCCGAATGGCTTGAGCGGTTGTATGAAATTCCAATTGTTGGCGACATCCGGCAAAAAGGCTTGATGTGCGGCATTGAAATCGTGAAAGACCGAAGAACGAAAGAAGTGTTTCCGCGCGCGGCCATGGTGGAGCACCGGATCATCCTTGAGGCGCGCCGGAGGGGGCTTGTCATCCGTCCGCTCGGCCCGGTGTTGACGTTCATACCAGTTCTTTCGATGAGCGAAGACGAAATGGCTGAGGCGGTGCGCATTTTGTTCGATTCGCTTGCCTGTTTGTACGAACAGGCGCGCGCAGAGCTTCTATAA
- a CDS encoding FAD-dependent oxidoreductase has product MYDIAIIGAGPAGASAAIFAAKAGKKTVLFDSDKGMTKRAWVENHYGVPEISGPELVETGKRQAAKFGAELVETQVTDVQKTDGGFRLETENGSFEAKHVIFATGVATDLAEKIGLRTKPGTEPRIKTVIDVDANGKTNIDGIWAAGTVAGVSVHTIITAGDGAKVAINVISELNGERYVDHDVLKK; this is encoded by the coding sequence ATGTACGACATCGCCATCATCGGCGCTGGACCGGCGGGAGCGAGCGCTGCGATCTTCGCCGCCAAAGCGGGAAAGAAAACAGTGTTGTTTGACAGCGACAAAGGCATGACCAAGCGCGCTTGGGTGGAAAACCATTACGGTGTTCCGGAAATCAGCGGCCCGGAATTGGTCGAAACAGGAAAACGGCAAGCCGCGAAATTCGGCGCGGAATTGGTGGAAACGCAAGTGACAGACGTGCAAAAAACGGACGGCGGCTTCCGCCTCGAAACGGAAAACGGCTCCTTTGAGGCGAAACACGTCATTTTCGCCACCGGCGTCGCCACGGATCTGGCGGAAAAAATCGGCCTGCGCACCAAACCGGGCACGGAGCCGCGCATTAAAACGGTGATTGACGTCGACGCCAATGGCAAAACGAACATCGACGGCATTTGGGCGGCGGGGACGGTGGCCGGCGTCAGCGTTCATACGATCATCACAGCGGGTGACGGGGCGAAAGTCGCCATCAACGTCATCAGCGAACTGAACGGCGAACGGTACGTTGATCACGATGTATTGAAAAAATAA
- a CDS encoding pyruvate kinase — MHDKRDLGARLAAFYRGMAEWVGQKQKYFPLPSHEESRDQLLAYLYMREHMPSDLHEAMEDAGWRLEGQEAHLIDAIEQVLAYLRTRVDGGWELRKMTRKEAKQLLHKRAEAVFGSPSSVRPTRIMVTMDEAWVDEPGLIERLLLYGMDIARINCAYGSPETWEALVAIIRQAEKQLEQQLQGRRCRIYMDLPGPKIRVDRLAVNAGPMKLSVKKNLYGEPMEPLFGLISFSSSPPPSPLPRDVSFLWQLTAEDGATVEEGDELLFTDVRGKKRKLRVTEQIAPSCFKVLLSRTAYVQKGMKLRRGSASFTLCSVLFIPMKAFVTVGTPLYIYFDDAAFAQAQNGCGVKMTTTLAKAWRNVRAGDRLYLNDGQIAARVVKVHERHVEAKVVADGGKRKAIKQGTGIHLPDSFLHLTVPPLTDRDLEWIPFIARWADIVGLSFVQAPHDLRKLYHLLAEQGAGSLPVIAKIETRAALHNFVRILLEGLKFPAFGVMIARGDLALEIGFEHLAAAQNDVLALCRAAHIPVIWATQVLEQMAKKGIPSRAEISDVFVGKQAQCIMLNKGRHIAEAVRLLSSLLEKEERQSGSLAMPKTDGERMNLLNLWEDEG, encoded by the coding sequence ATGCACGACAAACGAGATTTGGGCGCCCGCTTGGCCGCTTTTTACCGAGGGATGGCGGAGTGGGTGGGACAAAAGCAGAAGTATTTTCCTCTTCCATCCCATGAAGAGAGCCGGGATCAGTTGCTTGCTTACTTATATATGAGGGAGCATATGCCGTCGGATTTGCATGAAGCGATGGAAGACGCCGGATGGCGGCTCGAGGGGCAAGAGGCTCATCTCATCGACGCGATCGAACAAGTTTTGGCATATTTGCGCACGCGGGTTGATGGCGGATGGGAGCTTCGAAAGATGACAAGAAAGGAAGCGAAACAGTTGCTTCATAAACGGGCGGAGGCAGTGTTCGGAAGCCCAAGTTCTGTTCGGCCGACACGCATTATGGTGACGATGGACGAGGCATGGGTGGATGAGCCGGGGCTGATCGAGCGGCTGCTTCTTTATGGCATGGACATTGCCCGCATCAACTGCGCCTACGGTTCTCCAGAAACGTGGGAGGCGCTCGTGGCCATCATTCGTCAAGCCGAGAAGCAGTTGGAGCAACAGCTGCAGGGGAGGCGATGCCGCATTTACATGGATCTGCCGGGGCCAAAAATCCGGGTCGACCGCTTGGCGGTCAACGCGGGGCCGATGAAGCTCTCTGTGAAGAAAAATCTATATGGAGAGCCAATGGAGCCGCTCTTCGGCCTCATTTCCTTCTCTTCTTCCCCGCCGCCGTCTCCGCTCCCCCGCGATGTTTCATTCTTGTGGCAGTTGACGGCTGAGGACGGAGCGACCGTCGAAGAAGGGGATGAACTGCTGTTTACCGATGTGCGCGGAAAAAAACGAAAACTTCGGGTCACGGAACAAATCGCGCCGTCTTGTTTTAAAGTTCTTCTTTCGCGGACGGCCTATGTGCAAAAAGGGATGAAACTGCGGCGCGGGTCGGCTTCCTTCACTCTATGTTCTGTTTTGTTCATTCCAATGAAAGCGTTTGTCACGGTCGGTACACCGCTGTATATTTATTTCGATGACGCTGCGTTTGCACAGGCGCAGAATGGATGCGGTGTGAAAATGACGACGACGTTGGCGAAAGCGTGGCGCAATGTGCGGGCGGGAGACCGCCTTTATTTGAACGACGGCCAAATTGCAGCGCGGGTCGTGAAAGTGCACGAGCGGCATGTAGAGGCCAAAGTCGTTGCCGATGGCGGAAAGCGAAAAGCGATTAAGCAAGGAACGGGCATCCATCTTCCCGATTCGTTTCTCCATTTGACGGTTCCGCCGCTCACCGACCGCGACCTTGAATGGATTCCGTTCATCGCGAGATGGGCGGATATCGTCGGGCTGTCGTTTGTTCAGGCCCCTCATGACCTGCGAAAGCTTTATCATTTGCTTGCCGAACAAGGGGCTGGTTCTCTCCCGGTGATCGCGAAAATCGAAACGCGGGCGGCGCTTCATAACTTCGTTCGCATCTTGCTTGAGGGATTGAAGTTTCCGGCGTTTGGTGTGATGATTGCGCGCGGCGATTTGGCCCTGGAGATTGGATTTGAACATCTTGCGGCCGCACAGAACGACGTTTTGGCGCTATGCCGGGCGGCTCACATCCCGGTCATTTGGGCGACGCAAGTGCTTGAACAAATGGCGAAAAAGGGAATTCCGTCGCGCGCGGAAATCTCGGATGTTTTTGTTGGAAAACAGGCGCAATGCATCATGTTGAACAAAGGAAGGCATATTGCGGAGGCGGTGCGCTTATTGTCGTCGTTGTTGGAAAAGGAGGAGAGGCAGAGTGGATCGCTGGCGATGCCGAAAACGGACGGCGAACGGATGAACCTGCTTAACTTGTGGGAGGATGAAGGGTGA
- a CDS encoding spore coat protein — protein MNTKQVQNPEMQVPKTPQMNERDFLNDMLTTEKYMTLSYSVFLHEASNQPLYQDMMNIFTETQNCQRDLYNLMFKKGWYKLEAADPQKLQQTYQQFQGYTNQLPYQRNAMQ, from the coding sequence ATGAACACAAAACAAGTGCAAAATCCGGAGATGCAAGTGCCGAAAACGCCGCAAATGAACGAGCGCGATTTTCTAAACGACATGTTGACGACGGAAAAATACATGACCTTGTCGTACAGCGTCTTTTTGCATGAAGCGAGCAACCAACCGTTATATCAAGATATGATGAATATTTTCACCGAAACGCAAAACTGTCAGCGCGACTTGTACAATTTGATGTTCAAAAAAGGATGGTACAAGCTTGAAGCCGCCGATCCGCAAAAGCTTCAGCAAACGTACCAGCAGTTCCAAGGGTATACGAATCAGCTCCCTTATCAACGAAATGCCATGCAATAA
- the bioD gene encoding dethiobiotin synthase, with product MGQAIFMTGTGTEIGKTVVTSIVALALERLGMSVSVLKPVQTGLAEDGVSFAEQYWYERVAKLSASEGMYYMEPAMSPHLAAKLTGTSIEPERVAERLEWLKQRYDVVLVEGAGGLAVPWCERDGRFYMTSDFLRDYQLPAILVSLSSLGAIHHAVTTAAYADAQGIRLLGLMFNQFQEQEIIHQNNVETIAALLRLPVLAVVPLLPAVSRRELETLAQHWIEQGKAKQLLEVLGVGV from the coding sequence ATGGGGCAAGCCATTTTCATGACGGGAACAGGAACAGAAATCGGCAAAACGGTCGTCACTTCCATCGTGGCGTTGGCGCTGGAGCGGCTTGGGATGAGCGTAAGCGTGTTGAAACCGGTTCAGACTGGACTGGCCGAAGACGGGGTGTCGTTTGCCGAACAATATTGGTACGAACGAGTGGCGAAGCTTTCCGCATCAGAAGGCATGTACTATATGGAACCGGCGATGTCGCCGCATTTAGCGGCGAAGTTGACCGGCACGTCCATCGAACCAGAGAGGGTGGCCGAACGGTTGGAATGGTTGAAGCAGCGCTATGATGTGGTGCTCGTCGAAGGAGCGGGAGGGTTGGCCGTTCCGTGGTGTGAGCGCGACGGACGATTCTATATGACGAGTGATTTCCTTCGTGATTATCAGCTGCCGGCGATTCTCGTGTCGCTCTCAAGCCTTGGTGCGATTCATCACGCGGTGACGACGGCGGCGTATGCCGACGCGCAAGGCATTCGTCTGCTTGGCCTGATGTTTAATCAGTTTCAGGAACAAGAGATCATCCACCAAAACAATGTCGAAACGATCGCCGCCTTGCTTCGGCTGCCGGTGCTGGCGGTCGTGCCGCTCCTTCCTGCAGTCTCAAGGAGGGAACTGGAAACCCTAGCTCAGCATTGGATCGAACAAGGAAAGGCGAAACAACTGCTGGAGGTGCTTGGCGTTGGCGTATAG
- a CDS encoding YuzL family protein, giving the protein MARLKKNPSERGVSAASVKGNAGPTVEADGGGKRTSQNQQYKKHNMQGD; this is encoded by the coding sequence ATGGCCCGGTTGAAAAAAAATCCATCTGAACGCGGCGTCAGCGCCGCAAGCGTCAAAGGAAACGCCGGTCCGACGGTCGAAGCCGACGGCGGCGGCAAGCGGACAAGCCAAAACCAGCAGTACAAAAAACACAACATGCAAGGGGACTGA
- a CDS encoding proline dehydrogenase family protein, protein MEQLMRDFFLFLSKNKTLTKWAKRYGLRFGASRFVAGETIEEAVRVIRQLNEKGLAVTVDYLGEFVDNEQEANEMARHCLEAIEAISREKLNSQLSLKMTSMGLDISDELVMRNMRRILDAAKQRGVFVTIDMEDYSRCQKTLDIFKTLKKEYDNVGTVLQAYLYRTEQDIEDLKPYRPNLRLVKGAYKEPPEVAFPDKKDVDENFKKIIKMHLLNGNYTAVATHDDAIIEYTKQLVKEYNIPNSQFEFQMLYGIRPERQVQLAREGYTMRVYVPYGTDWYGYFMRRLAERPANVAFVLKGILRK, encoded by the coding sequence GTGGAGCAGTTGATGCGCGATTTTTTCCTGTTCTTATCGAAAAATAAAACATTGACGAAATGGGCGAAACGATACGGCCTCCGCTTCGGCGCTTCGCGGTTTGTCGCCGGCGAAACGATCGAGGAAGCGGTGCGCGTCATCCGCCAGCTGAACGAAAAAGGATTGGCGGTCACGGTCGACTATTTGGGTGAGTTTGTCGACAATGAGCAGGAAGCGAATGAGATGGCGCGCCATTGCTTGGAGGCGATTGAGGCGATCAGCCGGGAGAAATTGAACTCGCAGCTGTCGCTGAAAATGACATCGATGGGGCTTGATATTTCCGATGAGCTTGTCATGCGCAACATGCGCCGCATTTTGGATGCGGCAAAACAGCGCGGTGTGTTTGTGACGATCGATATGGAAGACTATTCGCGCTGCCAAAAGACGCTGGACATTTTTAAAACGTTGAAAAAAGAATACGACAACGTCGGCACGGTGCTGCAGGCGTATTTGTACCGGACGGAACAAGACATTGAAGACTTAAAGCCGTACCGCCCGAACTTGCGTCTCGTCAAAGGAGCGTACAAAGAACCGCCCGAAGTGGCGTTTCCGGATAAAAAAGATGTCGATGAGAACTTTAAGAAGATCATCAAAATGCATTTGCTAAACGGCAACTATACGGCGGTGGCGACGCATGACGACGCCATCATCGAATATACGAAGCAGCTCGTCAAAGAATACAACATTCCCAACAGCCAGTTTGAATTTCAAATGCTGTACGGCATCCGCCCGGAGCGCCAAGTGCAGCTGGCGCGCGAAGGATATACGATGCGCGTGTACGTTCCGTACGGCACGGACTGGTATGGCTATTTTATGCGCCGGCTCGCCGAACGGCCGGCCAACGTGGCGTTTGTTTTAAAAGGCATCCTCCGCAAGTAG
- a CDS encoding biotin transporter BioY gives MRIHSFVWAAFFAALTAVGGWIKIPVPYVPFTLQIAAVYLAGCLLGPKIGALSQLLYVLIGLAGAPVFAEGGGLGYIWKPTFGYLLGFIAGAYTCGLLVRRFQWTRARDILMANAAALLVVYVFGCAWLYIAMKWIAGAPLSIGQTLWFGFLLPVPGDLVLCAVCSVIAARVWPRVRPIMMTRGMGG, from the coding sequence GTGCGAATCCATTCCTTTGTTTGGGCGGCATTTTTTGCCGCGTTGACGGCTGTTGGTGGGTGGATCAAAATTCCGGTGCCGTATGTGCCGTTTACGCTGCAAATCGCGGCGGTGTACTTGGCCGGCTGTCTGCTTGGCCCAAAAATCGGAGCGCTTAGCCAACTTCTATATGTCTTGATTGGGCTGGCGGGCGCGCCCGTGTTTGCGGAAGGAGGCGGGCTCGGTTATATTTGGAAGCCGACGTTTGGCTATTTGCTCGGTTTCATCGCCGGGGCGTATACGTGCGGCTTGCTTGTCCGCCGCTTTCAATGGACAAGAGCGAGAGACATATTGATGGCGAATGCAGCGGCATTGTTGGTCGTGTATGTGTTTGGCTGCGCGTGGCTGTACATAGCGATGAAATGGATCGCGGGGGCTCCGCTTTCCATCGGCCAAACGCTATGGTTCGGCTTTCTTCTCCCGGTGCCGGGAGATCTCGTGCTTTGCGCCGTTTGTTCGGTCATCGCGGCGCGCGTATGGCCGCGCGTCCGACCGATCATGATGACTCGAGGGATGGGGGGATAA